A stretch of Spirochaetaceae bacterium DNA encodes these proteins:
- a CDS encoding amidase: protein MSEDLHFGTIAGIAPLIRDKRLSPVELTRSMLARVDRLDSGLHSYATVMAEQALAAAERAAAEIAAGGWRGPLHGVPVAVKDLCFTRGVRTMGGARVLADHVPEFDATVVTRLAAAGAVLLGKLNLTEGAMGGYHPEFPVPRNPWDPGRWAGASSSGSGVATAAGLCFGSLGSDTGGSIRFPAACNGTVGLKPTWGRVSRYGVLALAESLDHVGPLTRSSADAGIMLQAIAGADRNDPTALPVPVPAMPAPLDREGERLDGIRVGFDERYAVRDVDAQVSAAVVAAVEVLAGLGAEIVEVRLPDVDEYVAAWSVLCPAEAVAAHRATYPSRRDEYGAFFRGWLDLGARVSGAEYAAANNARAALTGHLRTAFEHINALACPAMPDLPFPVTPEELRSSPPVVDEGLYRLQRFTVPFDYNGAPTLTLPCGLSSEGLPLALQLAGKPLAEPLLCRLGAAYEAATEWHDLHPGR, encoded by the coding sequence GTGAGCGAAGACCTTCATTTCGGCACCATCGCCGGGATCGCGCCGCTGATCAGGGACAAGCGGCTGTCTCCGGTGGAGTTGACCAGGAGCATGCTGGCCCGCGTCGACCGGCTCGACAGCGGCCTGCACAGCTACGCGACGGTGATGGCGGAGCAGGCGCTGGCGGCCGCGGAGCGCGCCGCGGCGGAGATCGCCGCCGGCGGCTGGCGCGGACCGCTGCACGGAGTGCCGGTTGCGGTGAAGGACCTGTGCTTTACCCGCGGCGTGCGCACGATGGGCGGAGCGCGGGTGCTGGCCGATCACGTGCCGGAGTTCGATGCCACCGTGGTCACCCGCCTGGCGGCGGCCGGCGCCGTGCTGCTCGGCAAGCTCAACCTCACCGAGGGCGCCATGGGCGGCTACCACCCGGAGTTCCCGGTGCCCCGCAATCCGTGGGACCCCGGGCGGTGGGCGGGGGCATCGTCGAGCGGCTCCGGCGTGGCGACCGCGGCCGGGCTGTGCTTCGGCTCCCTGGGCAGCGATACCGGGGGCTCGATCCGGTTCCCGGCGGCGTGCAACGGGACGGTGGGTCTCAAGCCCACCTGGGGCCGGGTCAGCCGCTACGGCGTGCTGGCCCTGGCCGAGTCGCTGGACCACGTCGGCCCCCTGACCCGGAGCAGCGCCGACGCCGGCATCATGCTGCAGGCAATCGCGGGAGCGGACCGCAACGATCCCACCGCGCTGCCGGTTCCGGTGCCGGCAATGCCCGCCCCGCTTGACCGCGAGGGAGAGCGTCTCGATGGTATTCGCGTCGGCTTCGACGAGCGCTACGCGGTCCGGGACGTCGACGCGCAGGTGTCCGCGGCGGTGGTTGCCGCGGTCGAAGTGCTGGCGGGGCTCGGGGCCGAGATCGTCGAAGTGCGGCTGCCCGACGTCGACGAGTACGTCGCCGCGTGGAGCGTGCTGTGTCCGGCCGAGGCGGTGGCCGCTCACCGCGCCACCTACCCGTCGCGCCGGGACGAGTATGGCGCCTTCTTCCGCGGCTGGCTGGACCTGGGGGCGCGGGTGAGCGGCGCCGAGTACGCCGCGGCCAACAACGCGCGGGCCGCCTTGACCGGGCACTTGCGAACGGCGTTCGAGCACATCAATGCCCTTGCCTGCCCCGCGATGCCCGATCTCCCCTTCCCGGTCACGCCGGAGGAGCTACGTTCCTCGCCGCCGGTCGTCGACGAGGGACTCTATCGGCTGCAGCGGTTCACGGTGCCGTTCGATTACAACGGCGCGCCGACGCTCACGCTGCCGTGCGGACTGAGCAGCGAGGGGTTGCCCCTGGCGCTGCAACTGGCCGGCAAACCGCTCGCCGAGCCGCTGCTGTGCCGGCTCGGCGCCGCCTACGAAGCTGCCACCGAGTGGCACGACCTGCATCCCGGCCGGTAG
- a CDS encoding AAA family ATPase: MRTPPTHPRIPYGEADFRRIRLNRWLYVDKTRFLRRLEEERYAFLIRPRRFGKSLWASILENYYDRFWAEGFDATFAGTDIGGDPTGEQSRYVTLRFDFSTVNDKLETLEREFETYCHTELQGTLERHPDLFPDAAVQRILTRPSISAKLGVLFRYAGDHDIPLYVIIDEYDNFANTVLAYHGAEAYHSFTHGGGFYRNFFATLKSGAGRSGGGLERLFITGVSPITMDDVTSGFNIGKNISLHPDFNEMVGFTEAEVRRLVETYRDLGVFNQEVATAMGTMGQWYNGYRFARTADTDLYNSDMVLYYLDNSIPNREVPEYLIDTNVRIDYGKLRHLLVTGRQLNGNFDLLRDVIAEEQVDTRIQPGFPLKDLTKRENFLSLMHYFGLLSIRHVQGVLPRLAIPNQTVKRLMYGYLRDAYRDVEVFSVDLFRFEQLMLRMATEGEWRPVLEFLSEAIARQTGIRDYIAGEKVIQGFLAAYLSVADYYVFRSEAELGKGHADIALEPLVARYPHLQRGYLIELKYLKRRGRLQRSGPADDAGVAAAAGEATAQLERYLADERLPRQFPGVTFIGLVVVFHGWELVFCDEVRR; this comes from the coding sequence GTGAGAACGCCACCCACGCACCCGCGCATTCCCTACGGCGAGGCCGACTTCAGGCGCATCCGCCTGAACCGGTGGCTGTACGTCGACAAGACCCGCTTCCTGCGCCGCCTCGAGGAGGAGCGCTACGCCTTCCTGATCCGCCCGCGCCGCTTCGGCAAGTCCCTCTGGGCGTCGATCTTGGAGAACTACTACGACCGCTTCTGGGCGGAAGGCTTCGACGCCACCTTCGCCGGCACCGACATCGGCGGAGACCCGACCGGGGAACAGAGCCGCTACGTCACCCTGCGCTTCGACTTTTCAACCGTCAACGACAAGCTGGAAACCCTGGAGCGGGAGTTCGAGACCTACTGCCACACGGAGCTGCAGGGGACGCTGGAGCGGCACCCCGACCTGTTTCCCGACGCGGCGGTGCAGCGCATCCTCACGCGGCCCTCCATTAGCGCCAAGCTCGGGGTGTTGTTCCGGTACGCCGGCGACCACGACATCCCGCTGTACGTGATCATCGACGAGTACGACAACTTCGCCAACACCGTGCTGGCGTACCACGGCGCCGAGGCGTACCACTCGTTCACCCACGGCGGCGGCTTCTATCGCAACTTCTTCGCCACCCTCAAGTCCGGGGCGGGGCGCAGCGGCGGCGGGCTGGAGCGGCTGTTCATCACCGGCGTATCGCCGATCACGATGGACGACGTCACCAGCGGCTTCAACATCGGCAAGAACATCAGCCTGCACCCGGACTTCAACGAGATGGTCGGCTTCACCGAGGCGGAGGTGCGACGCCTGGTCGAGACCTACCGGGACCTGGGCGTGTTCAACCAGGAAGTCGCTACCGCCATGGGCACCATGGGCCAGTGGTACAATGGCTACCGATTCGCGAGGACGGCCGACACCGATCTCTACAACTCGGACATGGTGCTCTACTACTTGGACAACTCGATCCCGAACCGAGAGGTACCGGAATACCTGATCGACACCAACGTGCGCATCGACTACGGCAAGCTGCGCCACCTGCTGGTGACCGGGCGGCAGCTCAACGGCAACTTCGACCTGCTGCGCGACGTCATCGCCGAGGAGCAGGTGGATACTCGCATCCAGCCCGGCTTTCCGCTGAAGGATCTCACCAAGCGGGAGAACTTCCTGTCCCTGATGCACTACTTCGGGCTGCTGAGCATCCGCCACGTGCAGGGCGTGTTGCCGCGGCTGGCGATCCCGAACCAGACCGTGAAGCGGCTGATGTACGGCTACCTGCGCGACGCCTACCGCGACGTGGAGGTGTTTTCCGTCGACCTGTTCCGGTTCGAGCAGTTGATGCTGCGGATGGCCACCGAGGGCGAGTGGCGGCCCGTGTTGGAGTTCCTGAGCGAGGCGATCGCGCGGCAGACGGGAATCCGCGACTACATCGCTGGCGAGAAGGTAATACAGGGCTTTCTGGCGGCGTACCTGAGCGTGGCCGACTACTACGTGTTCCGCTCGGAGGCGGAACTGGGAAAGGGACATGCGGATATCGCGCTCGAGCCGCTGGTGGCGCGCTATCCGCACCTGCAGCGCGGCTACCTGATCGAGCTCAAGTACCTCAAGCGGCGTGGGCGCTTGCAGCGCAGCGGGCCGGCGGACGACGCCGGCGTGGCGGCGGCGGCCGGAGAGGCGACGGCGCAGCTCGAGCGCTACCTGGCGGATGAGCGGCTGCCGCGGCAGTTTCCGGGGGTGACCTTCATCGGCCTGGTCGTGGTGTTCCACGGCTGGGAGCTGGTGTTCTGCGACGAGGTGCGGCGCTGA